One Chryseobacterium sp. StRB126 genomic region harbors:
- a CDS encoding DUF4197 family protein — MKKYIIAAALIVGTGAVITTTVQSCTTLATSDMGLSIIKRMLLNGIDKGMGVYTNKEAFLQNNMVDKALPKQLREINSMLEKIAPSLVAKERDYIAQAAAYTVNTSRPILQGAVNSLNAQDVTRIIEGTTATQILKEKTSQQLIAAIAPKVDEKLNEYGIVKTINTALAGSNFLGSLLGGNQNTVNAGGLSQLASEQLVAGLFNIIEDYEHQNSKSLLGPFGK, encoded by the coding sequence ATGAAAAAATATATCATTGCAGCGGCTCTTATAGTGGGGACCGGTGCCGTTATTACCACCACTGTACAATCCTGTACAACGCTTGCCACTTCGGACATGGGGCTTTCCATTATTAAGAGAATGTTACTGAATGGTATTGATAAAGGAATGGGTGTTTACACCAATAAAGAAGCCTTTTTACAGAATAATATGGTAGATAAGGCTCTTCCGAAACAGCTTAGGGAAATTAACTCTATGCTGGAAAAAATTGCCCCTTCATTGGTTGCTAAGGAAAGAGATTATATTGCTCAGGCAGCTGCTTACACTGTAAATACTTCGAGACCTATCCTACAGGGCGCAGTAAACAGTTTAAATGCTCAGGATGTAACCAGAATTATTGAAGGAACTACCGCTACGCAGATTCTAAAAGAGAAAACATCCCAACAGCTTATTGCGGCTATCGCTCCGAAAGTGGATGAAAAACTGAACGAATACGGTATTGTGAAAACCATCAACACAGCTTTGGCCGGAAGTAATTTCCTGGGCAGTCTTTTGGGTGGTAATCAAAATACAGTAAACGCAGGCGGATTAAGCCAGCTTGCTTCTGAACAACTGGTAGCCGGGCTCTTCAATATCATCGAAGATTACGAGCATCAAAACTCCAAATCCCTTTTAGGGCCATTTGGAAAATAG
- a CDS encoding DUF493 family protein: protein MDILQGNQHASPEDFYKSLKDKLEGHHDFPEDYLFKFIIPTDQSKLTEIYKVFDGIKFTLGNRESKNGKYTACNINAFVLDANQVVNIYQEVAKIEGVILL from the coding sequence ATGGATATACTACAAGGAAATCAACACGCAAGTCCTGAAGATTTTTACAAGTCTTTAAAGGATAAACTGGAAGGTCATCATGATTTTCCGGAAGATTATTTATTTAAATTTATTATTCCTACAGATCAGTCAAAACTTACTGAAATTTACAAAGTTTTTGATGGTATTAAATTTACGTTGGGAAACCGGGAAAGCAAAAATGGAAAATACACAGCCTGCAACATTAATGCATTTGTATTAGACGCGAACCAGGTAGTGAATATTTATCAAGAAGTAGCAAAAATAGAAGGCGTTATTCTATTGTAA
- a CDS encoding ArsC/Spx/MgsR family protein has protein sequence MLVKVLHNGSCSKSNAVLEYLDENGVGFEIINIIEDPLSILEIKTVLKKLNQSVFHIIRKTDKLYVENYADKNYSEEEWIKILSENPSLIQRPILVKGSVAMLGRPIENVKFFIEK, from the coding sequence ATGTTAGTGAAGGTTTTACATAATGGAAGCTGTTCAAAGTCAAATGCTGTATTAGAGTATCTTGATGAAAACGGGGTGGGTTTTGAGATCATTAATATAATTGAAGATCCACTAAGTATTCTGGAGATTAAAACCGTATTGAAAAAGCTTAATCAGAGCGTTTTTCATATCATTCGGAAGACAGATAAGCTGTATGTTGAAAACTATGCAGACAAAAATTATTCTGAAGAAGAATGGATTAAGATTCTCTCTGAAAATCCTTCCCTAATCCAAAGACCTATTCTGGTAAAAGGCTCAGTAGCCATGCTGGGAAGACCTATTGAAAATGTAAAGTTCTTTATTGAGAAATAA
- a CDS encoding deoxynucleoside kinase produces the protein MHIAVTGNIGAGKTTLTTMLSKHYGWDAQFEDVDHNPYLEDFYSDMSKWSFALQVYFLGSRFRQVKEIRESGKNIIQDRTIYEDAHIFAENLNDMNLLSDRDFSNYSSVFDLMKSFVSAPDLLIYLKSDVPNLVKKIYKRGREYEASISIEYLSKLNQKYEKWISNYTEGKLLIIEVDDLDFVEKPEDFGLILEKIETELHGLF, from the coding sequence ATGCATATTGCAGTTACAGGAAACATTGGAGCAGGAAAAACAACTTTAACCACAATGCTTTCTAAGCATTACGGATGGGATGCACAATTTGAAGACGTAGACCACAATCCTTATCTGGAGGATTTTTATTCGGATATGAGCAAATGGAGCTTTGCACTGCAGGTATATTTTCTGGGAAGCAGATTCCGTCAGGTAAAAGAGATCAGAGAAAGCGGTAAAAACATTATTCAGGATCGTACCATTTATGAAGATGCACACATCTTTGCAGAAAACCTGAATGATATGAATCTTCTTTCAGACAGGGATTTCAGTAATTATTCATCTGTTTTTGATCTGATGAAATCATTTGTTTCTGCTCCGGATCTTTTAATCTATCTGAAATCAGACGTTCCGAATCTGGTAAAGAAAATTTACAAAAGAGGACGAGAATATGAAGCATCCATCAGCATTGAATACCTTTCAAAACTAAATCAGAAATATGAAAAATGGATTTCCAATTACACAGAAGGAAAGCTGTTGATTATTGAAGTAGACGATTTAGATTTCGTTGAAAAACCGGAAGATTTTGGATTGATTCTGGAAAAAATTGAAACAGAATTACACGGATTGTTTTAA
- a CDS encoding glutaminyl-peptide cyclotransferase: protein MKKNIIAGFAAILLLASCNKDKEILDTLNTYNHSMEAKGYHFGDKLQLPKEVTENAESVTVSFGDKETTDLTIDPKFFTLGDNAVTFNIKTKGGEVLNQDATINVFAKNPEKNIAYQIVAEYPHDPKNFVQGFQAEGNTIYESDGQNGSSQILKYTLGTTTPLASTKQAPEDFSEGSTIVGDKVYQLTWQSKKGYIYDKSSLKLLSEFAYPNVLGEGWGLTYDGKNLIASDGSKLLYFLDANDPSKLIKYIAVAGSTQAYDQLNELEYHNGFLYANVWQKPIILKINPATGEVVGTFDFTEIAKQNTKGTDDVLNGIAFKGENMLVTGKNWPKIYEVVIK, encoded by the coding sequence ATGAAAAAAAATATAATAGCGGGTTTCGCAGCAATTCTATTACTGGCATCTTGTAATAAAGATAAGGAGATTCTTGATACATTAAACACCTATAATCATTCAATGGAAGCAAAAGGATATCATTTTGGTGATAAACTTCAGCTTCCGAAAGAAGTAACGGAAAATGCAGAAAGCGTAACCGTCAGCTTTGGGGATAAAGAAACTACAGACCTTACTATTGATCCTAAGTTTTTTACTTTAGGTGATAACGCGGTTACTTTCAATATCAAAACAAAAGGTGGAGAAGTGCTGAATCAGGATGCAACCATTAATGTTTTTGCAAAAAATCCTGAAAAAAATATTGCATATCAGATTGTAGCAGAATACCCTCACGATCCGAAAAACTTTGTACAGGGATTTCAGGCAGAGGGAAATACCATTTATGAAAGCGATGGTCAGAACGGATCTTCACAAATCCTGAAATATACATTGGGAACAACTACACCACTTGCCTCCACAAAACAGGCTCCAGAGGATTTTTCTGAAGGGAGTACTATTGTTGGTGACAAGGTATACCAGTTGACATGGCAAAGTAAAAAAGGATATATTTATGATAAAAGTTCCCTGAAACTGCTTTCAGAATTTGCTTATCCAAATGTATTGGGTGAAGGTTGGGGACTAACGTACGACGGAAAAAACCTGATCGCATCAGACGGAAGTAAACTTTTATATTTCCTGGATGCTAATGATCCTTCAAAATTGATTAAATATATTGCAGTAGCAGGAAGCACACAGGCATATGATCAACTGAACGAGCTGGAATACCACAACGGATTCCTTTATGCTAACGTATGGCAAAAACCAATCATCTTGAAAATTAATCCTGCAACCGGAGAAGTGGTAGGGACATTCGATTTCACAGAAATTGCAAAACAAAATACCAAAGGAACTGATGATGTTCTGAACGGAATTGCTTTCAAAGGAGAAAATATGTTGGTAACAGGGAAGAACTGGCCGAAGATTTATGAAGTTGTTATTAAATAA
- a CDS encoding VOC family protein — MSRFTGLRPILWTENLDETIGFYVHILGFELLNRNDEWHWASLRKDNVYIMLALPNEHENNVAVGFSGSFYFNVDKVDELWEDLKTKAKICYEIETFEWRMREFAVYDNNGYILQFSEPMDNIGKTE, encoded by the coding sequence ATGAGCAGATTTACGGGGCTTAGACCCATACTTTGGACTGAAAATCTGGATGAAACCATAGGATTTTATGTTCATATTCTCGGTTTTGAATTGTTAAACAGAAATGATGAATGGCATTGGGCTTCACTTCGAAAAGATAATGTTTACATCATGCTTGCTTTACCTAATGAGCATGAAAATAATGTTGCTGTAGGCTTCTCAGGATCATTTTATTTTAATGTAGATAAAGTGGATGAATTATGGGAAGATCTTAAAACAAAGGCCAAAATCTGCTATGAAATTGAAACTTTTGAATGGAGAATGAGAGAATTTGCGGTATATGATAACAATGGATATATCCTACAATTTAGTGAACCTATGGATAATATTGGCAAGACGGAATAA
- a CDS encoding GNAT family N-acetyltransferase encodes MVVLQSFHIQDASELISNIKDQRALLQFAGPMYSFPLTKDQLDGDLSDENRTLFKIVDAENQNTIGHAQILLKEKTFLLGRILIWDENNRGKGYGKKVMQELLKYGFYHFNKEWAELNVYDWNIGAIECYKKVGFAIDPEVKNEVKIDDENWVSINMKIHRDTFEL; translated from the coding sequence ATGGTAGTATTACAGTCTTTTCATATTCAAGACGCGTCGGAATTAATTTCAAACATAAAAGATCAAAGAGCACTCCTTCAGTTTGCCGGTCCGATGTACAGTTTTCCTTTAACGAAAGATCAGCTTGACGGAGATTTATCTGATGAAAACAGAACCCTGTTCAAAATAGTTGATGCAGAGAACCAAAATACAATAGGACACGCCCAGATATTATTAAAAGAGAAAACTTTTCTGTTGGGAAGAATTCTGATCTGGGATGAAAACAACCGTGGAAAAGGCTACGGGAAAAAAGTAATGCAGGAACTCCTGAAATATGGATTTTATCATTTCAACAAAGAATGGGCAGAACTGAATGTATACGATTGGAATATCGGAGCTATTGAATGCTATAAGAAAGTAGGCTTTGCTATTGATCCGGAGGTAAAGAATGAAGTGAAAATTGATGATGAAAACTGGGTTTCAATCAATATGAAAATTCACAGAGACACCTTTGAACTATAG
- a CDS encoding SRPBCC family protein, with the protein MNTPITIQYKINVPAEKVWKVLTDKSEMKSWYFDIQDFELAVGKVFNFYEPGGENKYHHQGEILEIIPNQTLKYSWYYPDFSDQKTTVTWELQSEGDGTLVMLTHEDIENFKDLGEGFSKENFTGGWNSILGQSLKEYLEK; encoded by the coding sequence ATGAATACACCAATCACCATTCAATACAAGATAAATGTTCCAGCTGAAAAAGTTTGGAAAGTATTAACGGATAAAAGTGAAATGAAGTCTTGGTATTTCGATATTCAGGATTTTGAACTGGCAGTAGGAAAGGTATTTAATTTCTACGAACCGGGAGGAGAAAATAAATACCATCACCAAGGTGAAATTCTTGAAATTATTCCCAATCAAACATTGAAATATAGCTGGTATTATCCTGATTTTTCAGACCAAAAAACAACCGTTACATGGGAACTGCAATCCGAAGGTGATGGAACTTTAGTGATGCTAACCCATGAAGATATTGAAAATTTCAAAGATTTGGGAGAAGGCTTTTCAAAAGAAAATTTTACAGGTGGCTGGAATTCAATTCTAGGGCAGAGTCTAAAAGAATATTTAGAAAAATAA
- a CDS encoding Na+/H+ antiporter, with the protein MIHSYVIISIVVLLSVMILVMIGQKLKVAYPIFLVIAGLLISFIPGMPRVEIEPDLVFLIFLPPILFEAAWFTSWQDFHKWRKQIFSMAFGLVFLTSIVVAYLSSSIIPGLTVAMGFLLGGVNSPPDAVAATSVLKHMKIPKKITSILEGESLINDASSLIVFKFALAAVISGQFIWRDAIQDFFTMAIGGIAMGVAVGFLFGALLRIIPTNSNIDTVITLIVPYIMYVGAEHFHFSGVLAVVAGGLLMSYNSHCYLSHTSRIQSGNVWSVLIFLMNTIIFILIGLELPIVVEGLTDYTISEGIFYSVVIGGAIIGTRIMYSYALMYFPRVCSKELRLKVPKPDWREPFIISFAAMRGVVSLAAALSIPAFLPNGDAFPHRNIILFVTFVIILITLVGQGLLLSPILKLLNIQDAGSELPEEKQEVILMRKLKETALHKLDNDFSELAVSNSLVRHQKHKLENEMMLMADKAQCMASTGDYVTAINQNKDVLRQIIQAQRNELHRMKKEKIFDDHVMRTIEMQLDFDEAKITGFSH; encoded by the coding sequence ATGATTCACAGTTATGTTATAATATCCATTGTAGTCTTACTGTCTGTAATGATATTAGTAATGATTGGGCAGAAGCTGAAGGTGGCTTATCCTATTTTCCTGGTGATTGCAGGATTACTGATAAGCTTCATTCCGGGAATGCCACGTGTAGAGATAGAGCCCGATCTTGTTTTCCTTATTTTCCTGCCTCCTATCTTGTTTGAAGCCGCATGGTTTACTTCGTGGCAGGATTTTCATAAATGGAGAAAACAGATCTTTTCCATGGCTTTTGGATTGGTGTTTTTAACATCAATTGTCGTAGCTTATCTTTCGTCTTCCATTATTCCGGGACTTACTGTAGCAATGGGGTTCCTGTTGGGTGGAGTAAACTCACCACCCGATGCTGTAGCCGCTACTTCAGTATTGAAACATATGAAAATCCCTAAAAAGATCACCAGTATTCTGGAAGGAGAAAGTTTGATTAATGATGCATCCAGTTTAATTGTCTTTAAATTTGCTCTGGCAGCCGTTATTTCAGGGCAGTTTATCTGGAGAGACGCCATTCAGGATTTCTTTACCATGGCCATTGGCGGAATTGCAATGGGGGTAGCTGTAGGTTTTTTATTTGGGGCGTTACTTAGAATTATCCCAACAAACTCCAATATAGATACGGTCATTACCCTGATTGTTCCTTACATTATGTATGTGGGAGCAGAACATTTCCATTTTTCAGGAGTGTTGGCAGTGGTTGCCGGTGGATTGCTGATGTCTTACAATTCCCATTGCTACCTGAGTCATACCTCAAGAATTCAGTCCGGAAACGTGTGGAGTGTTTTGATATTTCTAATGAATACTATCATTTTTATCCTGATCGGTCTTGAATTACCAATTGTAGTGGAAGGTCTTACGGATTATACCATTTCGGAAGGAATTTTCTATAGTGTAGTTATTGGTGGGGCCATTATTGGAACAAGAATAATGTACAGTTATGCCTTGATGTATTTTCCAAGGGTTTGCTCCAAAGAATTGAGGTTAAAAGTCCCGAAGCCGGACTGGCGTGAACCGTTTATCATCAGTTTTGCCGCAATGAGGGGGGTAGTTTCACTGGCTGCAGCATTGTCAATTCCTGCCTTTTTACCGAATGGAGATGCATTTCCGCACCGAAATATCATTTTATTCGTAACTTTTGTTATTATCCTGATTACCTTAGTTGGACAGGGATTGTTACTTAGTCCGATTCTGAAACTATTGAATATCCAGGATGCAGGAAGCGAATTGCCGGAAGAAAAACAGGAAGTTATCCTAATGCGCAAACTTAAAGAAACAGCTTTGCATAAATTGGATAATGATTTTTCTGAATTGGCGGTGTCTAACAGCCTTGTTCGTCACCAAAAACATAAACTGGAAAACGAAATGATGCTGATGGCAGATAAAGCCCAATGCATGGCCTCTACCGGAGATTATGTAACGGCAATTAATCAGAATAAAGATGTGTTGCGTCAGATCATTCAGGCACAGAGAAATGAATTACATAGAATGAAAAAAGAGAAAATATTTGACGATCATGTGATGAGAACCATTGAAATGCAGCTGGATTTTGATGAAGCAAAAATTACAGGATTCTCTCACTGA
- a CDS encoding bestrophin family protein gives MHSGKRFGAREFIKWTRRSIYALLVLAAIPTVLYFLGWKFLSVPWQPIAIMGTAVAFIVGFKNNASYSRLWEARQIYGAIINDSRSFGYILRDSLGVKDAGKVKEMFLRHYAWLTALRFQLREPRAWENMGTAQFDEYSKKYDIPERLSKLDDELKKYLSEAELQYILGKKNRATQLMASQSKELSEAYEKGEINDFQWTQINQQLVKFTDSQGKAERIKNFPYPRNFSSITTYLLLLFIVFVPFGMLKEFDKLGEGSMVEGWTIWFNIPFSLLVTWCFHTLDSVGEASVNPFEGSANDVPITQISRTIEIDMRDMLDETDLPPAITPKNNIVL, from the coding sequence ATGCATTCAGGAAAAAGATTTGGTGCCCGTGAATTTATCAAATGGACACGCCGCAGTATTTATGCCTTACTTGTATTGGCAGCCATCCCTACCGTTTTATATTTCCTAGGTTGGAAATTCCTTTCCGTACCCTGGCAGCCTATCGCTATCATGGGAACGGCAGTTGCTTTTATCGTAGGATTTAAGAATAATGCCAGCTACAGCAGGCTCTGGGAAGCGAGACAGATTTATGGAGCTATTATCAATGACAGTCGTAGCTTCGGATATATTTTACGAGATTCTCTTGGAGTGAAAGATGCAGGTAAAGTAAAAGAAATGTTCCTTCGTCATTATGCATGGCTTACGGCACTTAGGTTTCAGCTCAGAGAACCAAGAGCCTGGGAAAATATGGGAACAGCCCAGTTTGATGAATACTCCAAAAAATATGATATTCCGGAAAGGCTTTCAAAGCTGGATGATGAACTGAAGAAATATCTTTCAGAAGCAGAACTTCAGTATATTCTTGGCAAAAAGAACAGGGCTACACAATTGATGGCCAGTCAGAGTAAAGAATTGTCTGAAGCGTATGAAAAAGGAGAAATCAATGATTTTCAATGGACTCAGATCAATCAGCAGCTGGTAAAATTTACCGACAGTCAGGGAAAAGCAGAAAGAATTAAAAACTTCCCTTATCCAAGGAATTTTTCATCCATTACAACTTACCTTTTGTTGTTGTTTATTGTATTTGTTCCTTTCGGAATGTTGAAAGAATTTGATAAGCTGGGAGAGGGCTCCATGGTGGAAGGATGGACAATTTGGTTCAATATTCCTTTCTCATTATTGGTGACTTGGTGTTTCCATACACTGGACAGTGTAGGAGAGGCTTCGGTAAACCCTTTTGAAGGAAGTGCCAATGATGTTCCTATTACCCAGATCAGCCGTACCATTGAAATTGATATGAGAGATATGCTGGATGAAACCGATCTTCCACCGGCCATCACTCCAAAAAATAATATTGTACTTTAA
- a CDS encoding DUF2490 domain-containing protein has protein sequence MRKVFTKLAFTVLSLGSVLTWAQKNDLGAWYMYFGNNKISKKLNWHNEVQYRNFDAIGDLEQLLIRTGIGYDLTENNNNVLLGYGFILSQPYVNGDKKENIEHRIFQQYITKQKFGRFNLQHRYRLEERFLEDDFRMRFRYMLGLNIPITQKEMLPKTLYASVYNEIFLHFNSPTFDRNRVYGALGYVINKNMRIEAGYMNQIQENRNRGQIQIGFYNNIPFTKN, from the coding sequence ATGAGAAAGGTTTTTACGAAGTTGGCATTCACTGTATTGAGCTTAGGGTCGGTTTTAACATGGGCACAAAAAAATGATCTGGGTGCCTGGTATATGTATTTTGGAAACAATAAGATCAGTAAAAAACTGAACTGGCACAATGAAGTTCAGTACAGAAATTTTGATGCTATTGGAGATCTGGAACAGCTACTGATCCGTACCGGAATTGGATATGATCTGACCGAAAATAATAATAATGTGTTGTTGGGATATGGTTTTATCCTAAGCCAGCCTTATGTAAACGGAGATAAAAAAGAAAATATAGAACACAGAATTTTCCAGCAGTATATTACCAAGCAGAAGTTCGGACGTTTCAATCTTCAGCATCGCTATCGTTTGGAAGAACGTTTCCTGGAAGACGATTTTAGAATGAGATTCCGTTATATGTTAGGATTGAATATTCCGATCACTCAAAAGGAAATGTTGCCGAAAACTTTGTATGCATCTGTATATAATGAGATTTTCCTGCATTTCAATAGCCCTACTTTTGATAGAAACAGAGTCTACGGTGCTTTAGGCTATGTAATTAACAAAAACATGAGAATTGAAGCCGGATATATGAATCAGATTCAGGAAAACAGAAACAGAGGACAAATTCAGATTGGTTTTTATAACAACATACCGTTTACCAAAAACTAA
- a CDS encoding DUF1398 domain-containing protein, producing MEFTIEDITTAHQKVKSGVDFPQYIQTIKSLGVAHYTTYVSDGNTAYFNRDHQSVHTGSKYGILIISEKTNLDHFKTRLKLHQQGGTDYYTFCNDCAENGIEGWVMNLEAMTCTYFDKEKEEVLVEQIPA from the coding sequence ATGGAATTTACAATCGAAGATATTACAACAGCACATCAAAAAGTAAAGAGCGGGGTAGATTTCCCTCAATATATTCAGACTATAAAAAGTCTGGGCGTTGCTCATTATACAACTTATGTTTCTGACGGAAATACAGCCTATTTCAACAGAGATCATCAATCGGTTCATACCGGAAGTAAATATGGTATCCTTATCATTTCTGAAAAAACCAATCTCGACCATTTTAAAACCAGATTAAAACTTCATCAGCAGGGAGGTACAGATTACTATACCTTCTGTAATGATTGCGCAGAAAACGGAATTGAAGGCTGGGTAATGAATCTGGAAGCAATGACCTGTACTTACTTTGATAAAGAAAAAGAAGAAGTCCTGGTAGAACAGATTCCAGCCTAA
- a CDS encoding response regulator transcription factor, with product MEKDTIRLMIVDDEALFRQGISLLIQREKDIVLVRDFSNGRELLDAFVTLEELPEIILMDLNMPEINGVEATKQVHIKYPQIKIIALTSYNTKAFIVNMIQSGACSFLKKNSSPSELVNAIREVHQKGFYYNMEVMEALHQNLTEPKKKVSSIFDANHISKREKEVLELICQQYSTPEIADQLFISSRTVEGHRNSLLLKTGSKNTAGLVVYAIESKMVDTNYLKDRFD from the coding sequence ATGGAAAAAGATACCATTCGCCTGATGATCGTAGATGATGAAGCACTATTTCGTCAGGGAATTTCATTGTTGATACAGAGAGAAAAAGATATTGTGCTGGTGCGTGATTTCAGCAATGGAAGAGAATTGCTTGATGCATTTGTTACCCTTGAAGAGTTACCGGAGATTATATTGATGGATCTCAATATGCCGGAAATTAACGGAGTGGAAGCCACCAAACAGGTCCATATCAAATACCCTCAGATCAAAATTATAGCCCTCACCAGCTATAATACAAAAGCTTTTATTGTCAATATGATCCAGTCTGGGGCATGTTCTTTTTTGAAAAAAAATTCAAGTCCCTCAGAATTGGTTAATGCCATTAGAGAAGTACATCAAAAAGGATTCTATTATAATATGGAAGTAATGGAAGCTTTACATCAGAACCTGACTGAGCCCAAGAAGAAGGTTTCCAGTATCTTTGATGCCAATCACATTTCTAAAAGAGAGAAAGAAGTACTGGAGTTGATCTGCCAACAGTACAGCACTCCTGAAATTGCAGATCAGCTCTTTATAAGTTCAAGAACCGTAGAAGGACACCGTAATAGCCTCCTTCTGAAGACAGGGTCTAAAAATACAGCTGGTTTGGTAGTCTATGCCATAGAAAGTAAAATGGTAGACACAAATTATCTAAAAGACAGATTCGATTAA
- a CDS encoding sensor histidine kinase, with translation MNENTIISTIVYTFLAFTLLAVTLVIFYYFSNKKITKNLLQKKELELRYEKDLTHAIISSQEKERLRIAQDLHDDISSKLSVVSLNIHLLDFENLTREEYNEMKNKIINLLNTTAESARQISHDLLPPILEKFGLHAAIDALCSEINMSKTVQISYANNLYFAKAEDEKNLHIFRILQELINNSIKHGESTHINIVFKGKDGKNTCIYKDNGKGFNPNEDVLKGGLGLRNIRSRVELINGTLKIESENSKGITVEFTF, from the coding sequence ATGAATGAAAATACAATTATTTCCACTATAGTATATACCTTTTTGGCTTTTACTCTGCTGGCGGTTACGCTGGTCATATTTTACTATTTTTCAAATAAAAAAATAACAAAAAATCTTCTTCAAAAGAAAGAGTTGGAACTCAGGTATGAGAAAGACCTTACCCATGCCATTATAAGCTCTCAGGAAAAAGAACGATTACGGATTGCTCAGGACCTGCATGATGATATCAGTTCAAAATTAAGTGTAGTCTCTTTGAATATCCATCTGCTGGACTTTGAAAATTTAACGAGAGAGGAATATAATGAAATGAAAAATAAAATCATCAATCTGCTAAATACCACCGCAGAAAGTGCCAGGCAGATCTCTCATGACCTTCTTCCTCCGATTCTCGAAAAATTTGGATTGCATGCCGCCATAGATGCATTGTGCTCAGAGATCAACATGTCTAAAACCGTACAGATTTCTTATGCCAATAATCTTTATTTTGCAAAAGCTGAGGACGAAAAAAATTTGCATATCTTTAGGATACTTCAGGAATTGATTAATAATTCTATAAAACACGGGGAAAGTACTCATATTAATATCGTATTTAAAGGAAAGGATGGAAAAAATACATGTATCTATAAGGATAATGGTAAAGGATTTAACCCCAATGAAGACGTTCTGAAAGGAGGATTAGGATTACGGAATATAAGAAGTAGGGTAGAGCTTATCAATGGTACATTGAAGATAGAAAGTGAAAACAGCAAAGGAATTACCGTAGAATTTACATTTTAA
- a CDS encoding T9SS type A sorting domain-containing protein, whose amino-acid sequence MKKIILFTILIFLSKMANIHAQTSTMTFENAVNGSTTFTDNSYTFNIVSQAGTFRVQKNYPNTGWNGTANDNAYIDNTGTTNINAPSFSVKSSSSFKVSRFWVFLSNTALNQSTSSGTLIITGKLNGVIKFSTTKTSGFNTTFNATIGTTGNYNGFTLIDLTNLNNQNYSNIIIDEIQLQSTGGYVYMCLDAFTWSKTPTLGAAEIQFQKKASLYPNPSSGIFHITQEKNSTIILYDQSGKLVKTTEAAKGDNKIDITELPDGIYLMRSESESYKIIKKN is encoded by the coding sequence ATGAAAAAAATTATCCTTTTTACAATTCTTATCTTTCTCAGTAAGATGGCAAACATCCATGCACAAACGAGCACTATGACTTTTGAAAATGCGGTGAATGGCAGCACAACCTTTACCGATAATAGCTATACTTTTAACATTGTTTCCCAAGCCGGTACTTTTAGGGTTCAGAAAAATTACCCCAATACAGGCTGGAACGGAACTGCCAATGATAATGCTTATATTGATAATACAGGAACTACGAATATCAATGCTCCATCTTTCAGTGTCAAAAGCAGTTCTTCATTTAAGGTTTCCAGGTTTTGGGTATTCTTAAGCAATACCGCATTAAACCAATCTACCTCATCGGGAACATTAATCATTACAGGAAAATTAAACGGAGTCATCAAGTTTTCCACTACCAAAACCTCCGGTTTTAATACAACATTCAACGCTACAATAGGAACAACAGGAAACTACAATGGGTTTACACTGATTGATCTTACAAACCTTAATAATCAAAACTACAGTAATATAATCATTGACGAGATCCAGCTGCAATCAACCGGTGGTTATGTATATATGTGCCTGGATGCATTTACGTGGTCAAAAACTCCAACATTAGGAGCTGCTGAAATTCAATTTCAAAAGAAAGCGAGTCTATACCCGAACCCTTCTTCCGGAATTTTCCACATAACCCAGGAGAAAAACAGTACAATCATTTTATATGACCAATCCGGAAAACTTGTGAAAACAACAGAAGCTGCCAAAGGGGACAACAAGATTGATATTACCGAACTTCCTGATGGAATTTACCTCATGAGATCCGAATCAGAAAGCTATAAAATTATTAAAAAGAACTAA